Within the Astyanax mexicanus isolate ESR-SI-001 chromosome 9, AstMex3_surface, whole genome shotgun sequence genome, the region TAACTCTTGTTTTAACTTtttaagaagtgctgtttgggtATATATACTGTTGGATACCATGTCAACCACTGTGGCCTATTCAACTTTTATCAACATTTCTAAAAAATCATACATTACtcttattttgcttatttaaaaacATGGTCACAGTTTTGTAGTTGTTACTTTTAAAGGAGATTTAACCGTTTAAAAACCTGCTGATACTTTTGAATTGTGTttgataccacatcaaccactgTTGCCTACTCTTTAATGAGCTTATGAGTTTTAACCTTTTGATATGTTGCTGTTACTTGGGTATCCTGTGTGATATCACATCAACCGCCACTATAGCCTTCATTTTATGAGCTTATAAGTTTTAACTTAACTTTAAGCTTTAAAAATGTTGTTGCTTGGGTACCAATTCTGTGTGCGCTACCACGTCAACCACCATGACCTACTGTTAACCATGGCTTATTCTTAAAGAAGAATATCTGTTAAAATTACATTGTATAGCTTGTTTTAGATGCTTTTAGAAAATGCTAAACTAaaatcaatttcttttttttatctttcttctcgCAGAGCTTCCGCAGTTTGGACATGGCAGACGTTGCGCCCCCTGCTGATCAGAAGCAGCGAGTGGCAGGATTCCAGCGCAGGCATTCCTTGTGTCCGGTCACCCTGCCGAATTCGAAGTTCAACTGTGGCAGCTCGGAGCCGGCAGCCGACTCCTGCCTCTGGCCGATGGGCGGCATCATCGGGCAGCAGCTGCCTCGCTCGTCGCTCAACCACATCCCGTTCAGAGTGGACCGTTCCATTAGCATGATCGAGGGACACGTGAGTGGCAGCTTGGGAGTCAGTGGCGGCAGTTTGGGAGTCGGTGGCAGCAGCTTGGGAGTCGGTGGCAGCGATTCGCCACTTAAGTCGCTGCCCCCTCCACCCGGCTTGAGCCTCAGCCTCAGCAACAGCTCCCTGTCCTCTGTCAAAAGTCTTGCGGCGTCCCCGCCGGTGTCCACCCGCTACAAGACCGAGCTTTGCCGTACCTACGAAGAAAGCGGCACCTGCAAGTACGGCGCCAAGTGCCAGTTCGCCCACGGAATGGACGAACTGCGGGGTCTTAACCGGCACCCCAAGTACAAAACCGAGCCCTGCCGCACTTTCCACACCATCGGCTTCTGCCCGTACGGCGCTCGCTGCCACTTCATCCACAACGCCGACGAGCAAGAGAGCCAGCAAGACGGCGGTCGCCAACTAAAGCCGAGAGATCGTCCACAGCTTCTTCGCCAGAGCGTCAGCTTCGCCGGCTTCTCGTCTCAAGCCATGACCGGCTTCCAGTCCCTTCCAGACCCTCTAGCCTTCACCAGAGCTGCCTCCGTCTCCCCGCCACCCTCTACCGGCAGTCCTGACCTTCTGTCACCAATGTTTCCAGAACCTGCCACTCTGAAGAACGGCTACCGCTTCTCGGCTACCGGTACTCCTGATTTGGGCGGCGAAGGCCTTCGATTCTTCTCCATTGGTGACCCCAAGGGACAATCGAGCGAATCCTCAAGTCCTCAAGACTTCCAGAGCTGCCACaaccaccacaacaaccaccacaacaaccacaacaACCAACATCACAACAACCACCACAGCCGCAGCTTCACCTTCACCGGTTTTGGTGCTCTGCAGCGCACGGGATCGGCAGATTCCCTCTCCGATCAGGAAGGATACTCCAGTTCCACTTCCACTTCCAGTTCCAGCTCCACTTCCGGCGCTGGCTCCGGCAGCCTGAGCGGCAGCGAATCGCCCACCATGGAGGGCCGTCGCCTGCCAATCTTCAGCCGCCTGTCTGTCTCAGACGATTAGATTAGATTCAATTAGATTAGAGACGTCTCGAACTTTTTGGACGAAGCGTATCCGAAGTGCATATTGCATATCCACAAACCAAAGCAGACGCTGTGTTTGCTTTCGACTCGTATTACgtattattttgtattacttATAAGTTATATATATGGACGAACTGTGAGCTATGAACTCTGAACTCTCTGAACTTTCAACTTTGGTtgtttttccttgtttttctattattataattattattttattattttattattaacgtTATgttattgcttttgttttttaaatgcatttggtACAATACAATGTGATGTAATGGAAAATGAAATGCAATGTATACTGTTGTATACCGGTTTTGTTGTAAGCTGTACTGGGTACTCCACATCTTCTAGATTTTTCTAGATTCTACTTtttgattttcttgtttttatttttgggtgGGATGCAAAGGAAAAAGTTCTATGTCAGAACCCTCTTTCCGTACCCGTCCGATATTGAAGATATTTAAAGAATTAACCCCTTGTATAATTCTTAGTcttgtaaaagtattttttagccACTAACAGCCTTTTTTTAACAGCCTGTTTTATGATGCAATGATGTTCAGTGGCACCTGTGGCTATATCATGCAGCACCTGTACCTCCTGTATCTGTATTCTAACCAAAGCAaagttagtttttatttttattttttgggatgTTTTTAACTCTGTAGTGTCTATAGTTCTTTATAGAACTTTAACCCCCTTTTATTCTccattaaccccccccccccctcattaCTGCCCgagcatactgtaaaaaaaaagaagcctgTGAAAAGTAGCCTTTTTCTAGGCATTTTTGGCATTTTTATAAATTGAACAGTATTAAGTAGTGGTAAAACTTtcttttttatagtgttttttccTTTATAAAACTATTTATTGCCCTTTTTTATTCTAAAGCGATTCCGATTCTATTCTAAAGAGTTCTGTACTGAATTTTTATgcatttctgtgtttttaaggCCTGTGTTTGCTTTGTTTGAGCTGTCTCGTAGCTTTAAGTGACACCAGCAGTACTGAAGACTAAATGTAGGAAATCTCAGGATTGTATCTGGTAGAGCGCCGCCACTTTTTTAAATCTCTGCaaacggatgtgtgtgtgtgtgtgcacgagtgtgtgtgtgtgcacgagtgtgtgtgtgtgagagtgtatggcAGTGTGACAATGTACAGTATAGTGTCTTACACTCTCagtctttaaaaaatgaagagaaatgaAGATAATATTGGATGCAATGGATGCATTGATTAAAAAAACGCAAAAAGTCAAAAGTTAGGAGTTAAAAGTGATTTAATTGCAAATGTGATTAGAAACACGATCAATGCAAGTGCAAGCTTACACCCCTGTTACTTTTATTTGCcgttttgttgttctttttttgccTTAACTGCGATGCAAACGTAAGCTTTGCCTTTTGTTAacttaaaactatttatttgttgtcgttgtgattttttttattttttagaaaaagagaaaacaattgtgtgttgtttttatatataatttaaaaaatccagACTGTTTACATTCCTTGAAAGGGTCGGGGccttgttttgtattgtttattataatatattgatGCCGAACATTTTGGAAAATAAACTTTTCAGAAACAAACGTTAAAAAAAAGTGCAGACGTTTCGTGTTTTTATTTATGGTTTTTGCTTAAAAACATGCAAACTCAAACTCAATGCAAcaagtgtatatatatgtttatacaattaaatgtatatattatagatGAAATgcataaagttaataaaataaaataaatagttataTACACAAGCTACACAAAGTttacttaaaggggacatgaaacacttcaagtatttagtataattcacaagatgtattttcactctaactaattttagaagtttaacagttgtcagtgaagcggaattaaaataataagcaatctaaatgtcatttttttaagtaagggcagcgccatcttgtcccagcgctgaacgtgacgtcacgaggttggttctcgaacgcctcactactataatctatgagaataccgtaatttagatcctcaatagatcataaaatccaaaccaaaactcaatgcagagcgggggagcacttttgtattgcccctgtgtgtagtaatactgggagtagtgaaatttaatagggtgaggaatgagaaatattcactttcactttcataccttcagcgggggctcgcagcactgaagcgtgagaatcctccggttaactgtaatgctaggggttagtggcgagcactttctagaccaggactatgtgaaggagaggggtttgagtcaggagcattagcgccagataaataagctgcagtccgaggcttttttcctccgttttttatttttcctctgatcagctgagatgtacagaccgtccgaatgggtaacgttactatgagagcagcagctgtacgagccgcacggaacgagaacaccgcgctcacccagcagagcagcgagaggtaccgttaccgaaaatctagataaaatgacaatttaaagagaacatagctagcgttagctacttagctagctatcttattatagctagccaacgctagctaacactaactagatgaagctaagtacccagtaagctttctaacttctaaactgaacggtttatcaaccaaacagtgccttggtgtttcaatatccacttaaatcatgttcgtttcattcagtcttaatagactctggactttacatgttgaatagctaaatgtatataaattagcTGGTTAACGggatggtagtacctgctttggacgcgctgcagggttctgcacggctccacgtagagagagaataaacactcccaaaacccctcgctctcagaaaagcatctgaaaagtcctgctcaggtttatacaggaaagatctctgagtatgctccatgttagcctagttcagcttcatcttcatccataatctcgacaaacaataagcgcttttcctctagctatatgcctgggatcttaaaccaaccaacctcgtgacgtcaccagcgctgcacgggcaacatggcggcgccctagctcaaacgtaacaaaaataaatatattataatttagtgtgtaaacattttatataaaaaaatcccccccaaataaattccattatatataatcccttagaaaacttgtacaaactgaaatgtttcatgtcccctttaaaacttacttaaaaaaagtaaaagca harbors:
- the LOC103038797 gene encoding mRNA decay activator protein ZFP36L1 is translated as MPSNFLTPFLELDDEFCKSFRSLDMADVAPPADQKQRVAGFQRRHSLCPVTLPNSKFNCGSSEPAADSCLWPMGGIIGQQLPRSSLNHIPFRVDRSISMIEGHVSGSLGVSGGSLGVGGSSLGVGGSDSPLKSLPPPPGLSLSLSNSSLSSVKSLAASPPVSTRYKTELCRTYEESGTCKYGAKCQFAHGMDELRGLNRHPKYKTEPCRTFHTIGFCPYGARCHFIHNADEQESQQDGGRQLKPRDRPQLLRQSVSFAGFSSQAMTGFQSLPDPLAFTRAASVSPPPSTGSPDLLSPMFPEPATLKNGYRFSATGTPDLGGEGLRFFSIGDPKGQSSESSSPQDFQSCHNHHNNHHNNHNNQHHNNHHSRSFTFTGFGALQRTGSADSLSDQEGYSSSTSTSSSSSTSGAGSGSLSGSESPTMEGRRLPIFSRLSVSDD